The DNA region TCCCGGGAccgtgttgggggggggggggctgggcaggggtgccGGGGAGGAAACTCCTCACCAGGAGAGCCAAAGACAGGGTTGTGCCTTACCCCAGGAGCCACCCCTGCGCCCCtcccgccctgccctccccacctcctgggcGGCctgctgcttttccttctctccctcccctgccctgccctgcgcTGAGCTGCatggtcccccccaccccgggcagccCAGGGAGGAGCACGAATGGAGAATCACCAAccaacgcaaaaaaaaaaaaaaaaaaagactgtgggccccccccctccgcctcccccgGCCGCCCACTCACCCGCCTCTTTCACGCAGGACAGACCGCCCGCCCTGTCCGTGTGAAGTGCCAACGCCCTCCCCGCCCTGGGCCGACCCCCCACTCCCCGGGCCCGTAAGTGAGATTGCACATTAACTACTGTAAGGAGAGGAGCCGCACTGGGAAATGTGAACCATGAGAATATCAGTGACACTGAGGAAAATAAACTAAACGCCTTTGTAACAGCCCTGCCGCATGCTGCTCTCTGGGGGCGCCGGGCCCAGGAAGGGACGGTCGCTGCACACTAGGGCACCGTGTGCTCAGGACAGCCAGTCCAAACATCACACCTCAGAACGCCACTGTGAGGGGGGGTCCCGAGGGGGGCCCTGGGCCAGAGCCCCTGCCactgggaaacaggctccaagccaagCGGCCAATAGGTTCCACTTACGGCGGGGTGCCtggcctggctcagtcggtagagcgtgggACTCTGGATCtcaaggtcctgagttcaagccccacagtgggtatGGAGCATACTTAAGTAGCTTCCGCTTAAAACCCCCTTCTGGCTACCCTAGTATATAGACACTGGGATATATATACATcccccccagggcagggctgttCCTACACACGCATGAGCCGTAGGTCCTACATCAGTGTCCTACAGGATCGCCTCCAAGAAGGGCCTCTGTTGAGTTGGCTGCATGACAGAGCCGCTGGCTCCCTCCCCTTCTGTGGTCTGTttgccacccccagccccagataCACATCCTGAACACACCCACACCCTTCACGGCATCTGAGCCGTTGGGCCCACGCACGCATCAGAAGGAACACAGAAGTTGAGACGGTAAGTCCCGTTCGGTGGGCATCCTTTAAGATACCTTGAAGAGCCACAGGTTCTGAGGCTATGAAGCCAAGATGTTCTCTCGAACCAGATGGGAAAGACGCAGCTGTGTGCTAAGGTCTCCCCGATTCAGAAATGTCTCTAGTAGTGTAGGAAGGTTATTCGCTGAGGTTAGGGAGCCCATCAAATCAGAAAGTGTTCGCCTTGGGGTGGAAAAGGAAGTTTCATCCCTGCCCGGGACAGGTCTGGCCGCCCTCGTAACTAGCAAGAGCATCCAGACAGACGTCCTGGAGAGGTGATCGGGTGGGATCTCAGTTCCCAGGGAGGCTCGGTCGTACTTGAGGAAGACCAGCCCCAGCCTCGGCTACCAGAAAGTAGGGTTCTGACAGCCAgcaacaccaccaccaaaaatcCAGAGGTGACTGATCCAGTCACCTTGGGTAACAGGAAGTCTCGTCTGCCTTAACATGCGGGCAAACCCAGGTACGTGCGAACACCACCCCCTCCCAGAAGTGCACCTTTTAACCTCAGGAAGACTTGGAACAGAGCGATCAAGAGAACCCAAACCTCTAGTGGGTTTGCATGAAGAAGGGAATTGGCACATTGAACACGGGTTCTTTTCAAGCTTTGACAAATCGGCCTAACGGAACAACACCCTTGTAACAGGCAGCACTTTGCGATGTGTAAATGAGCCACTAAGACGTGAGGTTCTGATGCGGGACTGCGTCCCGCGCGGAATGGAAACATCTGAGATGGCAATCTAAGGTTCGCGGCACTTAGGAGTTTTCCTGGCTCACAGGAATCACTCGGGCAAGCTCTGGCAAAGCCCTGGAATTTACAAACACGGCCTTGTCAGTGACCAGGTGTACATTGGAGCCCGGCGGTACTCGGGCGCCTCAGAAGTGGCTTGCTCAGCTCCACTGCTGAGGCGGTTGCCTCCGGTGGGCCGAGGACGAGCAGAAGACATTTAGACTAAACTTCAAACGCTCAAGGAAGAATCAGGCTTGGGGTTTTTCAGCCTCATCCGCCGtgaaaccaagaaataaactGGACTAGTCTCTTCTGCACCAAATCCTGACCACTGGTACCCCTACTAGGCGCGTGCCTGTGCACGTAGGTACACACCCGGGCCCCAGCATGTGCAAGCAAGGGGCTCGCAATGGGAGTCCCATTTAGGGGACGGGCACGAGTTAACGAGCCACAACACACAGTAAGGCATAGacgtgtatttaaaaaaaaaaaaaaggctgggatTTTTATTTCCAAGTTGGCACGCGCGGAAGGCACAGGAGCAAACGGCTTTGGGGCACCAGAGTAGAAATGGGGAGGGGCGGGTCTGAGGTTCCCCTACCTCTGCCACCTCCTAAGCACACTTGAAACAGGACCAGTGGCAGGGGCTCTGGCCCAGGGCCCCGAGGGTCCCACTGGCTCCGGATGAGAACCTCGAGACAGCTCTCCAGGAAGGAGCCCCTTCTCCCAGGGGGCAGGACCCTGCCAGCTCCCACAGCTAGAGGGACCGGCGCCCTGGGGAGGGCCGGCGTCAGAGGGAGAAGAGCAGGATGAGAACCAGAAGAAGCACCCCCAGCAGCACGACGATGGCACACCACTGCCGGCGATCTGGGGGCAAAAGGGTCAGAGGtcacgggggggtggggggaccaggTACCacctccgccccccacccaccacccctgaGCTGCCTCCCCAAGGGGGCTTACCGTTCGTCATGTGGGATACTTTGGCCATCTTCCTGAGGACCCCATCCATCCGGGACTGGGTGTGGTCCATCTCGTGAGCAAAGGCATCCAGCATGCTGTTGATACCGAGATGGCGTTAGCCTCCAAAAGTTCTGGGCACACCAGCGCGGCCAGCTGAGGGCACCCGGCCCACCCCCAGGATCCTGGCCTCACACGCCCTGCTCATCCAGCTCCTCCCCAACACGGCCAGACATGTGCTTCAGAACCCGGATGCTCCCGGACACCATTTCCAGCTGTTGATTCTGTTGGTCCATGATCAGCTGCAGATTGGAGGAGTGGGAACTGCCGTCAGCGGGGGGCCCTGAGCTGCCCGGAGGCCCCTCCGGCCCAGGATCCCCGACTACCCGCACGGACCTGCTGTGTGGCCTGCTGCTCCTCAATGTAACGAGAGGTGGCTGCGGCCATGCTGGCGTCCAGCAGGTCGCTGGATGACTGTGGGGCGGCTGGCTTGCCTGTCAGCATCTATGGGGGCACAGACCACACGTTCAGGGAGAGAGGGCCACTCACAGCAAAGCCAGACACAGACCGGTGGCAAATCTAGATGGCTGTTGCTCAGGAAGGTAGTCTTAGGAATGGGATAGCCTGGGTTCCCCAAGCCCACCGCTTGCTAACAAGGTGACCCCAAGGTCCTATCAATtgacctccctgtgcctcagtttcctcctctgtaaaacgggGAGTTCCTGGGGCTGGAATGCGGATTGCCCGAATCCATGATGGACTCATCATATAAAGAGATGTATTTAAGAATTTGGACTTTGACCCTCAAGGCAGCACACCTGGAAAGCCCGTGGGCACTGCTATACGACCCCAAGCTCGTGCAGGTCTCGGCCCTACACCCTCCCCGATCCCAAATGGGCATCCCATGACGGGTTGGAGACAGGCTGGATggacacacagaagaaaaaaagtaccAACAGAGGCAGCCGGGGGAGTGCGCACAAAAGGCATCCGCAGGCACACACAGGGCAGGCACACCCACGAAGGGAAATGGTATGCAAGCCGACTGCAGATGGGGATCTACTCAGAGGCCAAGTTCACAGGCTCAGAAGGGCCAGgtacagacacagaaaaaaaggcaGGCATACATCCTGGAAACAGTGACgcaacaagcaaaaagaaaaaaaaagagagggggtggGATACAGACCCGCACTAGGAGGCAGAAAGGATTCTACACCCAGAAAGAGCGGGCAGGTAGACAGCCAGGAACCAACTGCTCAGAGGAGATGGGCACTGGCACAGAAGAGACAGACTGTACGTGCAAGGGAGACAAGTGAACACACACAGAGGGGTCAGGCTTGGGCTCGGGTGGGTGAGGGTGCTGGGTCCGGATGCCTTACCTCTCTCTTATTCCTCTCCATAAAGGCTATGGCTGCCGGGCTGACCATATGGTCCTTCATATCCTGGGGGGTGAGGACGCCATCAGAGAGTAAAGATACTCCAACCTCCCCACACTCGCGCCACCGAACACTCTCCTCACCTGGACTGCCTCCCGCATCCGCTCCACGAACACTTTTCTCTCCTGCAGGTCGCCGGCTGGGAGCTTGAACTTTCCCGGGTTGGCTTCCACTATGCGTAAGTCGCGAGTCAAGGGTCAAGGCCAAAGCCAGACATgacctccttcctctgcctcaagCCCTCCACTCCACCCAGGTGTCCAGTTGCCCCCTGCCACAACAGTGGGCTCTCCCAGGACGCCTTGCAACCCCCCAGGATATCGATGGTCTCCTCCAGGTCCTCGAGGTCCCACTCGATGCTGCGCAGGCCATTCCGCAGTTCATTGGTCGTCCAGTCCAGCTCCTCGCGTCCGACCGCCGCGTCCTCTTGCAGGAGCTCGCACCAGCGCTGGTACAGCCCGCGGGCCGTGTTCACCGCCTTCTGCACCTCGCTGCCGGGCAGGGGCACACACAGCGGTCACGGCTGGGGGCAGGCGGTCCTCCCGCCGGCCACTGCGCCCCCAAACGAGTCAGGGCCCAGGATATCCTGATAACCCCCTGCGCACCCATCCCACTCGGCCACGGGTCTTCCCTGACCCGCGCACCCCGACGGCCGTGCCCAAACTGCCTAGCACGCTCTGCCGGACACGCGGGCATTAGTTGGCGGGGGGACCGAGcaccctcttctctcccccattGCTGTCACTCACCCTCGGACAACAAAAAATGGGTCCTCGAGAGACATGTCACACAAACCCCGCCCGAGGCcaaacccccctcccctctcggCTTCGGTAGCGGGTTCCCTCCCAGCAAGAAGGGAAAGcgccgcctcccccgcccccgtcaCGTGAGCCGCATCACCATCGAGAACCGGGACGCCAGGGTAGAAAGAGAGGCCTCGGAGGCCCGCGCTTCCGCCCTCCTCGTGGCCATCTTTATTGTGGGCAGAAACAGCTTCGCGTCCCCGTAGCTCGCCGCGCCCGCCCCCAGCAGAGTCCCAGTTAAGTCTGGCTGGGTTGGGGGTCGGAGCTCCTAATCTCTCGGTTGGAGGGCTAGCCCTTCGCATTGTTGCCGCAGcaacctcagtttcccttttgGGCAATGTGAATAATAATAACCTTCTTCAAATCAGAGATTATGACTAGGGAAGGGGATCATTCGATTGGtagaacctctctctctctctctttttttttttttaatgtttgtttattcttgagacagagagcaagcgccggggaggagcagagagagatggcggggacagaggatcccaagcgggctccacgctgacagcagacagctcaACGCGGGTCTCGAGCCCACGAACCCCAGGTCGTGACCCCAGCAGAAGTCttatgtttaaccgactgagccacccaggcgcccccaatttgaAGACGCTCTTAACAGACTTCCTGAGCCTACACCTTGATCCTGTACTCGGAGATCGTCCCAGCCCAGagttgggaaggggtggggggagaggtagTCCTCCCCACTTTACCGCAGGAGGTGGAGTGAGGTGCGGGCATTCTCCGGTGGAGAGTCTTGCTGGACTGCCCCTCCTCTTTTGTTCTACGGAGGGGGGCGCCCCAAGATCGccctggggtggggtggttgTGAGTGGGAGCCCCAGAGATGCTTCTGGGGTGTGGGATCTTTCTGCGTGCGAGGCTAGGAGTCGGGAAAAGGGGGCGTGGTGGTGGCTTCTGTATACAAGAAAGTTCTCGGTGTGTGGGGTCTCCgtctggggaggggccaggaatGTCTGGAGACTCATAGAGTGGATCCCTGTGTGACAGAGGCGATCTGTGTGACAAGGTCTCCGGAAAAGCACTCTTTtttggaggggcggggggagccatCACCAGAGTGGGGTCCTAGTCTGGGGAAGTCTGGGCAGGATGTCTGAAGTTCTTGGAGAGCCTGTGTGCCCCTGTGTTTCGGAGTCTCTCAGAGACAGAGCCTGGGCTGGGAATATCATTGTGGATTCGCCGTGGGGGTCCTGGGGGAGATGGGGGCGTCCTCAGCGGGTCGCCCTAGTGTGTGGCAGGATCGATGACTAGGGACAGTTTTTGGAGGGGTCAAGAAGATAAAATTGTTGAGTCCTTAGGTGCAGGGGGTGGGAAGGCGGGGCGTGGGGTTCTCCAAGGGTGCatgatttggggggtggggggagaaggaacaCCTGGGAGAGAACCTTGTAGGGAGAAATAATTGTGTGGGTCTCTATGGGGGAACAGGGACGAATGGGTCCTCAGCGAATCGCCCCTCGTGTTAGCAAGGTCTCTGGGGAGGGTCTCTGGGAGATGGCGTCAGTGGAAGTCCAGAGATCGCCCCTACCTGCCGGCGGGGGGCTTCCCGGAGAGGCGTCACGCCTTCTCGGCCGCCGGAGGGAAGGAAGCGAAGCCTTCCCCTCCTTTCCCGCCCGCCCCGCTAAACTCTGGTCCGGAAGCCCGGGACTACAGCCATCCTTAGCGgctgggagcgggggagggaagggaagggggcgtGTTCGGAGGCCAGGcaccgcccccgcccgcccggaAGGAGGCTGCCTCAGCTCAGAGCGGAGATCCCGGCCCCTGTCCTTATATGGGCAGCCGGAAGCGGCTCGCGCGCCTGCCCTACGTCATTATACCCAAATTTAGTCGTGGAAGTCTGGCGCTTCCAGTGGCCGGAAGACTCCGCTCTCCCTTCGGCGCGGCAAGGGGGGAGGGAGACGAGCCTTCCCTTAAAGGGCCCTTGCCACGAATGAATGGAGCTATAGGAACAATTTTGCATCTTGTTTTGGAGGAACTGGAGCAATAGGGCGTAGCGGAGGGTGGGGCCGATGTTTTCTATCTATCCGCTCTATCTCTGCCTTGCTCAGTTTACAGCTCCTACCCCAAGCACGCTTCCTGGGGCGCAGGGGCGGAGCAGGGCCGTGTTGTCTAAGGGGCGCAGCCACGTGTTCACCCGGACTGTCCTGTTGCCCGGGTCCTGCGTCCTGCGAGCACCCAGCCCACCCGTGGAGCTCGAGTAGAGGAAAGGGGCGGGGGGTGTTCGGTGTGGAGCGCAGGAATGACACCCAGGGCTGCGTTCGTGTCTGCAGACATCCAATGCCCGTGGAGTGGGCAGCTATGCCTAGGAGCCAGCCCCCGCTGCCCGCCTGCTTACTGCCTACAGAGGAGTGAGGAGGGCTGGCTTACGCTAGAAAGACGCAAGAGCTGGAGGCCCCAGTGTCCCCTTTCACTGCAGTGGCCGTTTATTCGTTTAGCAAATATTGGACGAGTCACTCTGTCTCGATTTCCCCAGCGGAAGAAATCAGGTACAGCGGTACCCTCCGCGGAGTGGAGGTGAGGCATTTAGTAAAGGAAAACCCTTAACAGCGCCTGACGGGTAGTAAGTGCTTTCGTAAGTGTTAGCACGGTTACTGATTCAAGAAATACGAATCGGTTACtgattcaaaaaatattaactagACACCTAGTAGCTGCTAGGAACTGTGCCCACGGGGGATATACCGGTTCGAACCCCGGTCTTCCCCGGTGCGAAGGGAAACTCGCTGCCTACAAGCCACTGGGGCTTCAAACGCAAGCACGTGGGTGGACTCTGATCCCCCATCCGCCGCCCTGCTCTTCTGGGCCCGCGCGTCTGCTCATTGAGGGCCCTGGGAAAGGAGACCACCCCGAGAGCTCTGCGTGGACTGGGGAATGCTCCCCCACGCCCCgactccttcccttctcccgCCTCGGTAAATTCTACCCTGTCGCTTTAAGGAGTCTCTCGCCGTGGTGCGTTGGGAAGCCC from Panthera leo isolate Ple1 chromosome A2, P.leo_Ple1_pat1.1, whole genome shotgun sequence includes:
- the STX10 gene encoding syntaxin-10 isoform X1 — translated: MSLEDPFFVVRGEVQKAVNTARGLYQRWCELLQEDAAVGREELDWTTNELRNGLRSIEWDLEDLEETIGIVEANPGKFKLPAGDLQERKVFVERMREAVQDMKDHMVSPAAIAFMERNKREMLTGKPAAPQSSSDLLDASMAAATSRYIEEQQATQQLIMDQQNQQLEMVSGSIRVLKHMSGRVGEELDEQGVMLDAFAHEMDHTQSRMDGVLRKMAKVSHMTNDRRQWCAIVVLLGVLLLVLILLFSL
- the STX10 gene encoding syntaxin-10 isoform X2; this translates as MSLEDPFFVVRGEVQKAVNTARGLYQRWCELLQEDAAVGREELDWTTNELRNGLRSIEWDLEDLEETIGIVEANPGKFKLPAGDLQERKVFVERMREAVQDMKDHMVSPAAIAFMERNKREMLTGKPAAPQSSSDLLDASMAAATSRYIEEQQATQQLIMDQQNQQLEMVSGSIRVLKHMSGRVGEELDEQACWMPLLTRWTTPSPGWMGSSGRWPKYPT